ACGCGCTGTCGCCGCCCTTGCCCTCGGTGCGTTCGGCTGCGGCTTCCTGGTCGGCGGTCCACGCCGCCCGCTTGAGCGACAGGCCGATCTTGCGATCGTCCAGGTCGACGCGGAGGATCTTGACCTCGACGTCCTGGTTCTGCTGCACCACGTCCTGCGGGTTCTCGACCTTGTGGTCGGCCAGCTCGGAGATATGCAGGAGCCCTTCGAGGTCATCCTCAAGCTCGACGAAGACGCCGAAGTTGGTGATCTTGGTCACCTTGCCGTGGACGATCATGCCCGGCTGGTAGGCCGACGGGATCGCTTCGAGCCAGGGGTCTTCTTCCATCTGCTTGAGCCCGAGCGCGACGCGTTGCTTGGTCTGGTCGACCTCGAGGACGACACACTTGCAGGCGTCGCCCTTCTTGAGCATCTCGTTGGGGTGGCTGATCTTCTTGGTCCACGACAGGTCGCTGACGTGCAGCAGGCCGTCGATGCCGGGCTCGATCTCGATAAACGCGCCGTAGCTGGCGAGGTTTCGGACCTTGCCCTCGACCATCGTGCCGGGCGGGTATTTCTCGGCGACGAGTTCCCAGGGGTTGACCTCGGTCTGCTTCATGCCCAGCGAGATCTCCTGCTTGTCCTTGTTGATGTCAAGCACGACGACATCCGCCTCTTCGCCGATCGACACGACCTCGGAGGGGTGGTTGATGCGCTTGGTCCAGGACATCTCGGAGATATGGACGAGGCCTTCGACGCCGTCTTCGAGCTTGACGAACGCGCCGTAGGACATGATGTTCGTGACCGTGCCCTTGACGCGGGTGTTCGCGGGGTACTTGGCCTCGATATCTTCCCAGGGCGACGAGTCCTTCTGCTTGAGGCCCAGCGCGATCTTCTCTTTTTCGTAGTCGATGTTGAGGATCTTGACTTCGATCTTCTCGTCGATCTTGACGACGTCGCTGGGGTGGTTGACCCGGCCCCAGGACATGTCGGTGATGTGGAGCAGGCCGTCGATCCCGCCGAGGTCGACGAACGCGCCGAAGTCGGCGATGTTCTTGACCGTGCCGGTGGTGATGTCGCCGACGTTGACCTTCTCCAGAAGCTCCTTGCGGAGGATGGATCGGCGGTCTTCGATGAGCTTCCGCCTGGAGATGACGATGTTGCGACGTTCGGTGTCGATCTTGAGGATCTGTGCCTCGATGGTCTTGCCGATGTAGATGCCGATGTCGGCGGGCCGGCGGATATCGACCTGCGACGCGGGGAGGAACACAGGCACGCCGATATCGACGAGCAGGCCGCCCTTGATCTTGCGCATGACCTTGCCTTCGACGGGGTCCTCTTCGCCCTTCTCGCTGATGATCTTTTCCCAGCCGCGGATGCGGTCGGCCTTGCGCTTGGAGATGGCGACCATGCCGCCTTCACCTTCGACCGACTCGAGCAGCACCTCGACGGTGTCGCCGATCTCGACGTCGCCGGGGTTTTCAAACTCGTGCTTGTCGAGGATGCCTTCGGACTTGAGCCCGACATCGACGAGGAAGTCGTCGCCGGCCATGCCGATGACTTTGCCCTGCAGGATCTTGCCGTTGGTGAAGTCTTCGATGTTGACTTCGAGCAGCGACTCCATGTTGCCGCCCGCGACGTCGTCGCCGAAGGCGTCCATCAGCATGGACTCGGCTTCGGCGTCGTCGACCGAGAGGGTGGCGATGAGGTTCTTGTTAACCATAGAAATGCGTTTCCTTTGTTGAACGTTTACCCGCCCCGGCGCGTGCCGGGAGACAACGGGTCGCGGCCCACGGATAGGCCGCCTGGTGGTGATGAGCGGCGGGCCACAACGGCCCACACGTGTGCTCATGGGGAATCCAAGATTGTACTCGGGCCAAGCTAAGTTGGCGAATCCTAATCGGGCCGCCGACTCCCACCTTATCTCCCTTTCAAATATGGAGTTATCGCGGCAATCCTGATTGTCTGCCCAGCCGAAATCTATGCACTCCGCTGTTTTGTTTCATACCCGCTGCGGGTACACTGAGTAGTAGGTCTCAACGGCTCACATCTGATCTCCCCGTGTTTTTCGTCCATGAGGTTCCTCGCCATGACCCGACGCGCTTTTACACTCATCGAACTGCTGGTTGTGATTTCCATCATCGCCCTGCTCATCGCGATCCTGCTGCCCGCGCTCGGGGCGGCGAAGAAGTCCGCCAAGAACATGCAGTGCACCAGCAATCTGCACCAGATCGGCATCGGGGCGCTGTCCTACGCGGGCGACTTCAAGGACCTGCTGCCGCCCAGTTCCATCGGCGGCAAACCTACGGACATTAAGTTCAACAACTGGGACATCCGCCACGCGGTCCGCGACTACATCGACTTTAACATCATGCAGTGCCCGCTCTCGCCCGCACAGATCGACCTGTTCATCGAGCCCGGCGTGCCCGTCATCGAATCCAACTACGGCTTCTACTGGAACTGGAAGTGGAACAACCAGGCCGACCTCCAGGCCATGGCCCGTGCCGACCAGAACTACTCCTACCGCAACGGCGGGATCGAGTACGAGTTCAATGTCCTGGCGATGGACTACGACACCTTCAACATAGGTAGCCAGGTCGCCGAAGGCCCACACCCCTCGAAGGGGGCCGAGGCCAATGTCCAACTCATCTCCGACGGCCTGACCAACGCCTTCTCGCGGTGGGACACAGCGGGCGGTGCGCCACGCGGTGAGATCACGAAGAACTACCTCTTCACCGACGGCCACGTCGAGACCTTCGGGCATGTCAACCCGCAACACACCAACGTCGATATGCAACAGGTACCATCCTTCAACTCCGCTTGGGGCGGGTGGGTCGTGTACATGCCGGCAATCAATCCGTAGCGATCCGCCACCATCTATCGCGTTTGAATTGGCTCGCATGTTCTCAGCAACGTGCCACAATCGATCCGCGCGGCGGTCGCCCGTGCTTGGGATCATGCGAAAACTCGCGACCGATGAAGTGTATCCCGCCGAAGCACGGGCCACCGCTGCGCGGATCGGTCGTGGCACGACACGTTCGTGAAAGATCGATACGCGTTGCGTGCTAAACCGCAGCCGGGCTATTTGCACGTGCGTGCTCCACCGCGTTCTCGAAGAACCGCAGCCCCGGCATCGGCTGGTCTAGAAAGACCTTGGGCTGACGGGTCCACTGCGGATGCTGCGTCGCAACCGTGTATCGCTCGGGGTGTGGCATCAATCCAAACACCACGCCCGACGGGTCGCAGATGCCCGCGATCGCGTCATCCGATCCATTGGGGTTGCCCCCGATTGTGCCCCCGGCAGTGTCCCCCCCGGGATCGGCTCCGGTTTCAGCCGAGGTGTCGTAGCGCAGCGCGACCTGGCCGTTGTCGTTGAGTTGCTGAATCAGCTCCGGCGGCGCGGTGAATCGGCCTTCGCCGTTGGCGACAGGCAACTCGAAGCGGCCGAGCCCCTGGGTCCAGATGCAGCATGACTGCGCACTAGCCGCCATCGGCACCCACCTGCACATGAACCGCCCTGCCGCGTTGTCGCCCAGCGTCACCGCCTGCTTCGCTACCTCCGGATATGGCAGCAGCCCGAGCTTCACCAGCACCTGAAACCCGTTGCAGATCCCGATCATCGGCACGCCGCGCTTCACCGCGTCTTGCAGCGGCTCAAGGAGCCGATGCCGCAGGCGGTTGGCGAGGATGCGGCCCGCGGCAATGTCGTCGCCGTACGAGAAGCCGCCCGGAAAGCCGATCATGTCGAACCGTGCGATCAGCGACGGGTCTTCGATCAGTCGGCTCAGGTGCAGCGTCTGCGTCGTCGCGCCCGCCTGCTCAAACGCAAAGGCGAGCTCGGCGTCGCAGTTGGTCCCGGCCGTCCGCAAGATCAGGGTCGATACGCTCATCCGCCCATGATATCAGCTTGCCGCATGTCCTATGATGCCCCGATGGACTTCGGCGGCGACGAACGCGACCCCTGGCAGGACCCGGCCCCTCGCGTGCCGCCGATCGTGCCGCCCTGCCCCGCTGCGCCGAATCCCGACGCGCCACCCGTGCCACCGATCCACCCGGTTCAACTGCCCCCGCAGTACGGGCAGCCGTCTCCACAAAGGACACCGCCGGCGAAACCCACCAAGCCGCCGGCGAAACCGCTCAGCCCAACCGGCCGCATCCGCGTCGGCCTCGCGTGGTTCTGGATCGTCGTCTTCTGCATCGTCGCCATCTTCGTCCAGCACGCGCAGACCAAGCTCATCCCCAGCGACCCGATCGCGACGACGCGCCCCGATTCGCAGTTCACCGTCCAGGCGAAGATCACACTGTACATGGACCGCATCAACTCGGGCAGCCGGAATTCGGCCCAGCAGTCACAGATCGACGACGCGGTCCACCAGCTTGAAGGGATCGCGCTCAACTCACGCGACCTCATCCGCACCGCCATTATCCGCGGCGAAGTCTACGGCAGCGAGGACGCCCTCTACACACTCGATGAGATCCGCACGCCGGGCCTCTTTACCGTCAGCCCGACTGAAGAAGACCTCGTCGATATGGCTCTGCTGGAGAAGGTCTATCAGAACCAGCCGCTGACCGACGCCGAAGCCGACCGACTGAACCATCGACACCTCTGGTTCGGAGAACTCGCAACGACGTACAACCAACCCCCAGCGCAGTCTGCCCACAAACAGCCCCGAGCGTCGAGCACGCGGCTGGCATTCGGTTTCGCCTTCATCGGCATCGTCGTCGTTCTGATGGGGCTCGCGGGCCTGGTCCTGATGATCCTCGGGCTGTTCGCGTTGGCGAGCGGCAAGATCACATTCCGGTACAAGGCGGAGGCCCGGGCAGGCGAAGCGCCGCTGCTGCTTGAGTCGGTCGTCATCTTCCTGTTCCTCTTCGTGCTGACCGGCGTGCTGACCCTCGCGTTGTTCGAGCAGTACGACCTGCTGATCGGCGTCGGCGGGCTGGCCGTGATCGCGCTGTGTGCGTTGACGCCGCTGCTGTTCGGGCTGGGCTGGGGCCGGTACCGTCAACTCGT
The sequence above is a segment of the Phycisphaeraceae bacterium D3-23 genome. Coding sequences within it:
- a CDS encoding 30S ribosomal protein S1, which gives rise to MVNKNLIATLSVDDAEAESMLMDAFGDDVAGGNMESLLEVNIEDFTNGKILQGKVIGMAGDDFLVDVGLKSEGILDKHEFENPGDVEIGDTVEVLLESVEGEGGMVAISKRKADRIRGWEKIISEKGEEDPVEGKVMRKIKGGLLVDIGVPVFLPASQVDIRRPADIGIYIGKTIEAQILKIDTERRNIVISRRKLIEDRRSILRKELLEKVNVGDITTGTVKNIADFGAFVDLGGIDGLLHITDMSWGRVNHPSDVVKIDEKIEVKILNIDYEKEKIALGLKQKDSSPWEDIEAKYPANTRVKGTVTNIMSYGAFVKLEDGVEGLVHISEMSWTKRINHPSEVVSIGEEADVVVLDINKDKQEISLGMKQTEVNPWELVAEKYPPGTMVEGKVRNLASYGAFIEIEPGIDGLLHVSDLSWTKKISHPNEMLKKGDACKCVVLEVDQTKQRVALGLKQMEEDPWLEAIPSAYQPGMIVHGKVTKITNFGVFVELEDDLEGLLHISELADHKVENPQDVVQQNQDVEVKILRVDLDDRKIGLSLKRAAWTADQEAAAERTEGKGGDSASGSGGGIGGLGEGLDHLGTDKITFGGSGE
- a CDS encoding DUF1559 domain-containing protein, which translates into the protein MTRRAFTLIELLVVISIIALLIAILLPALGAAKKSAKNMQCTSNLHQIGIGALSYAGDFKDLLPPSSIGGKPTDIKFNNWDIRHAVRDYIDFNIMQCPLSPAQIDLFIEPGVPVIESNYGFYWNWKWNNQADLQAMARADQNYSYRNGGIEYEFNVLAMDYDTFNIGSQVAEGPHPSKGAEANVQLISDGLTNAFSRWDTAGGAPRGEITKNYLFTDGHVETFGHVNPQHTNVDMQQVPSFNSAWGGWVVYMPAINP
- a CDS encoding phosphoribosylformylglycinamidine synthase subunit PurQ codes for the protein MSVSTLILRTAGTNCDAELAFAFEQAGATTQTLHLSRLIEDPSLIARFDMIGFPGGFSYGDDIAAGRILANRLRHRLLEPLQDAVKRGVPMIGICNGFQVLVKLGLLPYPEVAKQAVTLGDNAAGRFMCRWVPMAASAQSCCIWTQGLGRFELPVANGEGRFTAPPELIQQLNDNGQVALRYDTSAETGADPGGDTAGGTIGGNPNGSDDAIAGICDPSGVVFGLMPHPERYTVATQHPQWTRQPKVFLDQPMPGLRFFENAVEHARANSPAAV
- a CDS encoding type II CAAX endopeptidase family protein, whose amino-acid sequence is MSYDAPMDFGGDERDPWQDPAPRVPPIVPPCPAAPNPDAPPVPPIHPVQLPPQYGQPSPQRTPPAKPTKPPAKPLSPTGRIRVGLAWFWIVVFCIVAIFVQHAQTKLIPSDPIATTRPDSQFTVQAKITLYMDRINSGSRNSAQQSQIDDAVHQLEGIALNSRDLIRTAIIRGEVYGSEDALYTLDEIRTPGLFTVSPTEEDLVDMALLEKVYQNQPLTDAEADRLNHRHLWFGELATTYNQPPAQSAHKQPRASSTRLAFGFAFIGIVVVLMGLAGLVLMILGLFALASGKITFRYKAEARAGEAPLLLESVVIFLFLFVLTGVLTLALFEQYDLLIGVGGLAVIALCALTPLLFGLGWGRYRQLVGLHRGQGLLKEIACGAVGYLAGIPLIVVGFGISFILFFIALAIWPPDPDLPIFDPLAGLSPAGLVALVLMLVVWAPIVEEIIFRGYFYAHCRRWMHWSVSALVVGVAFAAIHPQGIWFVPGLTSVAFVLAMIREWRGSLVGSMTAHAIHNGTVATLLVVMTLA